One window from the genome of Magnolia sinica isolate HGM2019 chromosome 4, MsV1, whole genome shotgun sequence encodes:
- the LOC131244341 gene encoding uncharacterized protein LOC131244341 — MDSEAQTLSSSLTCELNIIRAKNVEFISPGTLFVRYYLVGKAGERIRLNSQEISSTSDPYWNNHISLECSGAADPIKELSQQTVVFELRWRSTTPIIGRIVGSKLLGRAEISWRDVLGSTDMSMEKWATLSTPGNMIVGLEPPALQLGMKVRASKKVGKANSRRTTGSKRWKECSCRHDACNGMDNEIFALAAALEVI, encoded by the coding sequence atggataGTGAAGCTCAGACCCTTTCATCTTCTCTCacgtgtgaattgaacatcatACGTGCTAAAAATGTTGAATTCATATCGCCCGGGACACTCTTCGTTAGATACTACCTCGTGGGCAAAGCTGGCGAAAGAATCCGTCTAAACAGTCAAGAAATCTCGTCCACAAGCGATCCGTACTGGAACAATCACATCTCGTTGGAGTGTTCCGGAGCAGCAGACCCCATAAAGGAACTTAGCCAGCAGACCGTGGTGTTTGAGCTTCGGTGGAGGAGCACAACACCGATCATTGGTAGAATTGTGGGGTCCAAGCTCTTAGGTAGGGCTGAGATCTCATGGAGAGACGTGTTGGGATCGACGGACATGTCCATGGAGAAGTGGGCCACGCTTTCCACACCAGGTAACATGATTGTCGGTCTCGAGCCACCGGCTCTTCAGCTGGGAATGAAAGTAAGAGCATCAAAGAAGGTAGGTAAGGCGAATTCAAGGAGAACCACTGGATCAAAGAGGTGGAAGGAATGTAGTTGCAGGCATGATGCATGTAATGGTATGGACAATGAGATTTTTGCCCTGGCTGCAGCGCTGGAGGTCATATAG